A genomic segment from Streptomyces sp. NBC_01233 encodes:
- a CDS encoding DUF4139 domain-containing protein, giving the protein MSTAPKPIALPVTAVTCLEDRAHVERTVVLDLEAGVQRLRLGPVSALAVDRTLHAELTAGDPATVLDVRIVRSWTPRGPLPSADEDSALRLRAHALEEERPALEQRRDRLRARLDLLGRLAADLLRDIGEGAGAGEAERPRWARELDRLDAERDTYGEQLRTVEVRLAELGAELGSVQRAMDLSEEEPAELVGHVELTVEAAVAGPVGLRLSHLTPCALWRPAYRAVLDGDALTLETEAVVWQRTGEDWSDVRLTLSTARSALATDPPRLGEDRLTLKDRSAAERRTVDVELREEEIGSLGPAPVLGLPGVDDGGEARVLHSPAPVSVPGDGRAHRVPLSVFTADARVEYACSPEVSPLVTQVVRFDNLSGHVLLAGPVDLVRGSGFSGRGTLDFTAPGAPVELAFGSCDDHGVVRQTEETRDSAGIMQRTVVTRTVRLHLSRFSAPGERGDRVVVLRERIPVSEVSAVEVRLRKEACSPPPEVVDADGIARWDVALPPGGRRTVTLVYELSASSKVAGL; this is encoded by the coding sequence ATGTCCACGGCCCCGAAGCCGATCGCCCTCCCCGTCACCGCCGTCACCTGTCTCGAGGACCGCGCCCATGTCGAGCGCACCGTCGTGCTCGACCTGGAGGCCGGCGTGCAGCGGCTGCGGCTCGGGCCGGTCAGTGCGCTGGCCGTCGACCGGACCCTCCATGCCGAGCTGACCGCCGGCGACCCGGCGACGGTGCTCGACGTGCGGATCGTCCGCAGCTGGACGCCGCGCGGACCGCTGCCCTCCGCCGACGAGGACTCCGCCCTGCGCCTGCGCGCACACGCCCTCGAAGAGGAACGGCCGGCCCTGGAGCAGCGGCGCGACCGGCTGCGGGCCCGCCTCGACCTGCTCGGCCGCCTCGCCGCCGATCTGCTGCGGGACATCGGCGAGGGCGCCGGTGCGGGGGAGGCCGAACGGCCGCGCTGGGCCCGCGAACTGGACCGGCTGGACGCGGAGCGGGACACGTACGGCGAGCAACTGCGCACCGTGGAGGTCCGGCTGGCCGAGCTCGGCGCCGAACTCGGTTCCGTCCAGCGGGCCATGGACCTCTCCGAGGAGGAGCCCGCCGAGCTGGTCGGCCATGTGGAGCTGACGGTGGAGGCCGCGGTCGCCGGGCCGGTCGGGCTGCGCCTGAGCCATCTCACCCCGTGTGCGCTGTGGCGGCCCGCCTACCGGGCCGTGCTCGACGGGGACGCCCTGACGCTGGAGACCGAAGCCGTGGTCTGGCAGCGCACCGGTGAGGACTGGTCGGACGTACGGCTGACCCTGTCGACCGCGCGCTCGGCCCTGGCCACCGACCCGCCACGGCTGGGCGAGGACCGGCTGACGCTCAAGGACCGCTCCGCGGCGGAGCGCCGCACGGTCGACGTGGAACTGCGCGAGGAGGAGATCGGGTCCCTCGGCCCGGCCCCGGTGCTCGGCCTGCCCGGGGTGGACGACGGCGGCGAGGCGCGTGTGCTGCACTCCCCCGCGCCGGTCTCCGTGCCCGGGGACGGCCGCGCCCACCGGGTGCCGCTCTCCGTGTTCACCGCGGACGCGAGAGTTGAGTACGCCTGCTCACCGGAGGTGTCGCCGCTGGTCACCCAGGTGGTGCGGTTCGACAACCTGTCCGGCCACGTGCTGCTCGCCGGGCCGGTGGACCTGGTCCGCGGCAGCGGATTCAGTGGCCGCGGCACGCTGGACTTCACCGCTCCCGGCGCCCCCGTCGAGCTCGCCTTCGGCAGTTGCGACGACCACGGGGTGGTCCGGCAGACCGAGGAAACCCGGGATTCCGCCGGGATCATGCAGCGGACCGTGGTCACCCGAACGGTCCGGCTGCACCTGTCCCGGTTCTCCGCCCCCGGGGAGCGCGGTGACCGGGTGGTCGTGCTGCGGGAGCGGATCCCGGTCTCCGAGGTCTCGGCGGTGGAGGTACGCCTGCGCAAGGAGGCCTGCTCCCCGCCGCCGGAGGTGGTCGACGCCGACGGGATCGCGCGCTGGGACGTCGCCCTCCCGCCCGGCGGCCGGCGCACGGTCACCCTGGTCTACGAGCTGTCGGCGAGCTCCAAGGTCGCCGGACTCTGA
- the recQ gene encoding DNA helicase RecQ, whose protein sequence is MAAPDTTHEISDALQVLHRVFGYSSFRGEQQEIIDQVVGGGDALVLMPTGGGKSLCYQIPALVRDGTGVVISPLIALMQDQVNALTALGVRAGFLNSTQDPYERQAVEQAFLADELDLLYLAPERLRSEGTQRLLDRGKVSLFAIDEAHCVAQWGHDFRPDYLALSMLHERWPKVPRIALTATATEATHAEIVARLGLEDARHFVASFDRPNIQYRIVPKSNPQRQLLDLIRTEHDGDAGVVYCLSRASVEKTAAFLAEQGIDAVAYHAGMDARTRAANQARFLREDGVVVVATIAFGMGIDKPDVRFVAHLDLPKSVEGYYQETGRAGRDGEPATAWLAYGLQDVVQQRKLIDGSEGDEAHRRSLGMHLDAMLALCETVDCRRTRLLEYFGQSGEPCGNCDTCLTPAESWDGTVPAQKLLSTVWRLARERRQKFGAGQIIDILQGKKTAKVIQFDHDALSVFGIGADLSTAEWRGVVRRLLASRLLAVEGDYGTLVLTDDSGEVLGGRRSVPMRKEKTPAGPAKKESGSRSGKGARVPVDLPAGAEPFFLALRAWRAATAREQGVPAYVVFHDATLREIATRLPATEAELGTIGGVGEAKLAKYAQGVLDALAECNAAGPAAAAAGPGPAAAAPHAESARPAPAGPADEEPPFDLDEEPPWDDWQ, encoded by the coding sequence ATGGCCGCTCCGGACACCACCCACGAAATCTCCGATGCCCTGCAGGTGCTGCACCGCGTCTTCGGATACAGCTCCTTCCGCGGCGAGCAGCAGGAGATCATCGACCAGGTCGTCGGCGGTGGTGACGCCCTCGTCCTGATGCCGACCGGTGGCGGCAAATCGCTCTGCTACCAGATCCCGGCGCTCGTCAGAGACGGCACGGGCGTAGTGATCTCGCCGCTCATCGCGCTCATGCAGGACCAGGTGAACGCGCTCACCGCCCTCGGAGTGCGGGCCGGGTTCCTCAACTCCACACAGGACCCGTACGAGCGGCAGGCCGTCGAGCAGGCCTTCCTCGCCGACGAGCTGGACCTCCTCTACCTGGCCCCCGAGCGGCTGCGCAGCGAGGGCACCCAGCGGCTGCTCGACCGGGGCAAGGTGTCGCTCTTCGCGATCGACGAGGCGCACTGCGTCGCCCAGTGGGGCCACGACTTCCGGCCCGACTACCTCGCGCTGTCCATGCTGCACGAGCGCTGGCCGAAGGTGCCGCGGATCGCGCTGACCGCGACGGCCACCGAGGCCACCCACGCCGAGATCGTGGCGCGGCTCGGTCTGGAGGACGCCCGGCACTTCGTCGCCAGCTTCGACCGGCCGAACATCCAGTACCGGATCGTCCCGAAGAGCAACCCGCAGCGGCAGCTGCTGGACCTGATCCGGACCGAGCACGACGGGGACGCCGGAGTCGTCTACTGCCTCTCGCGGGCTTCGGTGGAGAAGACCGCGGCCTTCCTGGCGGAGCAGGGCATCGACGCCGTGGCGTACCACGCCGGAATGGACGCCCGTACGCGCGCGGCGAACCAGGCGCGTTTCCTGCGGGAGGACGGGGTCGTCGTGGTGGCCACGATCGCCTTCGGCATGGGCATCGACAAGCCGGACGTGCGGTTCGTGGCACACCTGGACCTGCCGAAGTCGGTCGAGGGGTACTACCAGGAGACCGGCCGCGCCGGCCGCGACGGGGAACCGGCCACGGCGTGGCTGGCCTACGGCCTGCAGGACGTGGTCCAGCAGCGCAAGCTCATCGACGGCTCCGAGGGCGACGAGGCGCACCGCCGCTCCCTCGGCATGCACCTGGACGCCATGCTCGCGCTCTGCGAGACGGTCGACTGCCGCCGGACGCGGCTGCTGGAGTACTTCGGGCAGTCGGGCGAGCCCTGCGGCAACTGCGACACCTGCCTGACGCCGGCCGAGTCCTGGGACGGGACGGTCCCGGCGCAGAAGCTGCTGTCCACGGTGTGGCGGCTCGCGCGGGAACGGCGCCAGAAGTTCGGCGCCGGCCAGATCATCGACATCCTGCAGGGCAAGAAGACGGCCAAGGTCATCCAGTTCGACCACGACGCGCTCTCGGTGTTCGGCATCGGAGCCGATCTGAGCACCGCGGAGTGGCGCGGGGTCGTGCGCCGGCTGCTGGCCTCGCGGCTGCTGGCGGTGGAGGGCGACTACGGGACGCTCGTGCTGACCGATGACAGCGGCGAGGTGCTGGGCGGGCGCCGCAGCGTTCCGATGCGCAAGGAGAAGACGCCGGCCGGCCCGGCGAAGAAGGAGTCCGGGTCGCGCTCCGGGAAGGGCGCCCGCGTACCGGTCGACCTGCCGGCCGGGGCCGAGCCGTTCTTCCTGGCGCTGCGCGCCTGGCGGGCCGCGACGGCGCGCGAGCAGGGCGTACCGGCGTACGTCGTCTTCCACGATGCGACGCTGCGGGAGATCGCGACGCGACTCCCCGCCACCGAGGCGGAGTTGGGCACCATCGGCGGGGTCGGCGAGGCCAAGCTCGCCAAGTACGCCCAGGGCGTCCTGGACGCCCTGGCGGAGTGCAACGCCGCCGGTCCTGCCGCTGCTGCCGCCGGGCCCGGGCCTGCCGCCGCCGCGCCGCACGCCGAATCCGCCCGGCCGGCCCCCGCCGGCCCGGCCGACGAAGAGCCGCCCTTCGACCTGGACGAGGAACCGCCGTGGGACGACTGGCAGTAG
- the katG gene encoding catalase/peroxidase HPI, protein MSGSESENPVIPSPAPTPTRPRANRDWWPNQLDLQVLHQNSPQSNPMGEDFDYAEEFASLDLDALKQDVFEVMTTSQDWWPADYGHYGPLFIRMSWHAAGTYRIEDGRGGGGSGAQRFAPLNSWPDNASLDKARRLLWPVKQKYGRKISWADLLVFAGNCAMESMGFKTFGFGFGREDIWEPEEVFWGPEDTWLGDARYSGDRELAGPFGAVQMGLIYVNPEGPNGNPDPIAAARDIRETFARMAMNDEETVALIVGGHTFGKCHGAVGPEYIGPEPEGCPIEQQGLGWKNSYGSGNGVDSLTSGLEGAWTSEPTKWDNGYLDNLFRYDWELTTSPAGAQQWTPKDPAAQGTVPDAHDPSKRHAPMMLTTDLSLKLDPVYAPISKAFHENPDRLADAFAKAWYKLLHRDMGPLSRYLGPWIPAPQLWQDPVPEVDHALVGDAEIADLKARILASGLSVSQLVTTAWAAAASFRGTDKRGGANGARIRLAPQKDWEVNALPEVAEVLRGLEGIQQDFNGSQAGAVKVSLADLIVLGGCAAVEQAAKKAGHAVTVPFAPGRTDASQEQTDVESFAVLEPRADGFRNYLPAGEKLSPETLLLDRAAMLTLTAPEMTVLVGGMRALNTGFGGSSHGVFTQRPGTLTNDFFVNLLDMGTEWKASATAENVFEGQDVATGKAQWTATAVDLVFGSHSQLRALSEVYASKDAGEKFVRDFVAAWDKVMTLDRFDLA, encoded by the coding sequence GTGTCCGGCAGCGAAAGCGAGAACCCAGTCATCCCCTCCCCGGCCCCCACGCCGACTCGCCCCCGGGCGAACCGGGACTGGTGGCCGAATCAGCTGGACCTTCAGGTTCTCCACCAGAACTCGCCCCAATCCAATCCCATGGGTGAGGACTTCGACTACGCGGAGGAGTTCGCGTCCCTGGACCTCGACGCGCTGAAGCAGGACGTCTTCGAGGTGATGACGACCTCGCAGGACTGGTGGCCCGCCGACTACGGCCACTACGGGCCGCTGTTCATCCGGATGAGCTGGCATGCCGCGGGCACCTACCGCATCGAGGACGGCCGGGGCGGTGGCGGTTCCGGCGCCCAGCGCTTCGCCCCCCTCAACAGCTGGCCGGACAACGCGAGCCTCGACAAGGCGCGCCGTTTGCTCTGGCCGGTCAAGCAGAAGTACGGCCGGAAGATCTCATGGGCCGATCTTCTGGTGTTCGCCGGTAACTGTGCGATGGAATCGATGGGATTCAAGACGTTCGGATTCGGATTCGGACGGGAGGACATCTGGGAGCCCGAGGAGGTCTTCTGGGGGCCCGAGGACACGTGGCTCGGAGACGCGCGCTATAGCGGCGACCGGGAACTCGCCGGGCCTTTCGGCGCCGTGCAGATGGGCCTGATCTACGTCAATCCGGAGGGGCCCAACGGCAACCCGGATCCGATCGCCGCCGCCAGGGACATCCGCGAGACGTTCGCGCGCATGGCGATGAACGACGAGGAGACGGTCGCGCTCATCGTCGGCGGCCACACGTTCGGCAAGTGCCACGGCGCGGTCGGGCCCGAGTACATCGGTCCGGAACCCGAGGGCTGCCCGATCGAGCAGCAGGGCCTCGGGTGGAAGAACTCGTACGGCAGCGGCAACGGCGTCGACTCGCTCACCAGCGGGCTCGAGGGCGCATGGACCTCCGAGCCGACGAAGTGGGACAACGGCTACCTGGACAACCTGTTCCGCTACGACTGGGAGCTGACGACGAGCCCGGCCGGCGCGCAGCAGTGGACCCCCAAGGATCCCGCGGCCCAGGGCACGGTGCCCGATGCCCACGACCCGTCGAAGCGGCACGCTCCCATGATGCTGACGACGGACCTCTCGCTGAAGCTGGATCCGGTCTACGCGCCGATCTCGAAGGCCTTCCACGAGAACCCGGACCGGCTCGCCGACGCGTTCGCCAAGGCCTGGTACAAGCTGCTGCACCGTGACATGGGCCCCCTCTCGCGCTACCTCGGACCGTGGATCCCCGCGCCGCAGCTGTGGCAGGACCCCGTACCCGAGGTCGATCACGCGCTGGTCGGGGACGCGGAGATCGCCGACCTCAAAGCCCGGATCCTCGCCTCGGGGCTGTCCGTCTCCCAGCTGGTCACCACCGCCTGGGCGGCGGCCGCGAGCTTCCGCGGCACCGACAAGCGGGGCGGGGCCAACGGGGCACGGATCCGGCTCGCGCCGCAGAAGGACTGGGAGGTCAACGCCCTGCCCGAGGTGGCCGAGGTGCTGCGGGGACTGGAAGGGATCCAGCAGGACTTCAACGGCTCGCAGGCCGGGGCGGTGAAGGTGTCGCTCGCCGACCTGATCGTCCTGGGCGGGTGCGCTGCCGTCGAGCAGGCCGCGAAGAAGGCCGGGCACGCCGTCACGGTCCCGTTCGCACCGGGCCGCACGGACGCCTCGCAGGAGCAGACCGACGTCGAGTCGTTCGCCGTACTCGAACCCAGGGCGGACGGGTTCCGCAACTACCTCCCGGCGGGAGAGAAGCTGTCGCCGGAGACCCTGCTGCTGGACCGCGCCGCCATGCTGACGCTGACGGCTCCGGAGATGACGGTTCTGGTCGGCGGCATGCGGGCCTTGAACACCGGCTTCGGGGGGTCCTCCCACGGCGTCTTCACCCAGCGGCCGGGGACGTTGACCAACGACTTCTTCGTCAACCTGCTCGACATGGGTACGGAGTGGAAGGCGTCGGCCACGGCGGAGAACGTGTTCGAAGGCCAGGACGTCGCCACGGGCAAGGCCCAGTGGACCGCCACCGCCGTCGACCTCGTGTTCGGTTCGCACTCCCAGCTCCGGGCCCTCTCGGAGGTCTACGCGTCGAAGGACGCGGGAGAGAAGTTCGTACGCGATTTCGTGGCGGCCTGGGACAAGGTGATGACCCTCGACCGGTTCGACCTCGCCTGA
- a CDS encoding alpha/beta fold hydrolase, whose amino-acid sequence MDTVTVNDIRLEHEVCGSGEPVLLISPVLADGFAPLVAEPALAGSHRLIRYHKRGWSGSTHTPGPVSVADHAADAIALLDRLGIERVHVAGHSSGAAVAAQLAQDRPDRIATVALLELSLLSVPAGEAFFAQAGPAFQAYADGDAERALGLFLSLVSGMEPERCRALLDERMPGSVEQAVKDADTFFGIELPALAEWRFGPDNAAAVRRPVLSVLGSDTRPLWVEVAAFLRSNVPDIEECVIDGVGHLLHIERSRPVAEALARFLARHPIAS is encoded by the coding sequence ATGGACACCGTCACGGTGAACGACATCCGTCTGGAACACGAGGTCTGCGGATCCGGGGAGCCGGTCCTGCTGATCAGCCCGGTCCTCGCCGACGGGTTCGCCCCGCTCGTCGCCGAACCGGCATTGGCCGGGAGCCACCGGCTCATCCGCTATCACAAGCGGGGCTGGAGCGGCAGCACCCACACGCCCGGGCCGGTCTCCGTCGCCGACCACGCCGCCGACGCCATCGCGCTGCTCGACCGGCTCGGCATCGAGCGCGTCCACGTGGCCGGGCACTCCAGCGGCGCGGCGGTCGCCGCGCAGCTGGCCCAGGACCGCCCCGACCGCATCGCCACGGTCGCCCTGCTGGAGCTCTCCCTGCTGTCGGTGCCCGCGGGCGAGGCGTTCTTCGCCCAGGCGGGGCCGGCGTTCCAGGCGTACGCCGACGGGGACGCGGAGCGCGCCCTCGGGCTGTTCCTGTCCCTGGTCAGCGGGATGGAGCCGGAACGCTGCCGGGCCCTGCTCGACGAGCGCATGCCGGGCAGCGTCGAGCAGGCGGTCAAGGACGCCGACACCTTCTTCGGGATCGAGCTCCCCGCCCTGGCCGAGTGGCGGTTCGGGCCCGACAACGCGGCGGCGGTCCGCCGGCCGGTGCTGTCCGTACTGGGGAGCGACACCCGACCTCTGTGGGTCGAGGTCGCGGCGTTCCTCCGCTCGAACGTGCCCGACATCGAAGAGTGCGTCATCGACGGGGTGGGACACCTGCTCCACATCGAACGGTCCCGGCCCGTCGCAGAGGCCCTGGCCCGGTTCCTGGCCCGTCACCCGATCGCATCCTGA
- a CDS encoding MMPL family transporter, translated as MSRRAGVFVTRRPRLVLFAALVFLVVSAVFGAGATGRLKTQGYDDPRSESSRAAHLAAEGLGASPNLVVVAQARGGSVDDPAARSEGEALTSRLAARPHVSAVTSYWTGGAAELRGRDGDAAMVVAHVDGEGERLGARVKELKRELAAPASPGTALALHVGGTALVDAELQDLSESDLKRAEAVVLPGTLILLVLVFGSVVAAALPLLIGVLAIAGTLLVLSVLGSVTGVSVFALNLTTALGLGLGIDYGLLIVSRFREELADGYRPRNAAIRTVRTAGHTIVFSAATVSAALATRPRSPRTGAHASGGRPELVVAEAAEAQGAAPGVPSAAAPEMPAGPVPSTGPDLGPYTRPPPRPRPRTRAPLTTGAQAAYPDRPVPAHPRSRTSPSRNPGPVRGMHDKEDPS; from the coding sequence GTGTCCCGTCGCGCAGGGGTCTTCGTGACCCGCCGCCCCCGACTCGTGCTCTTCGCCGCGCTCGTGTTCCTCGTCGTGTCCGCCGTTTTCGGTGCGGGGGCGACCGGCCGGCTGAAGACCCAGGGATACGACGACCCGCGCTCCGAGTCCAGCCGCGCCGCCCACCTGGCGGCCGAGGGCCTGGGGGCGTCCCCCAACCTCGTCGTCGTCGCGCAGGCCCGCGGCGGTTCCGTGGACGACCCGGCGGCCCGCAGCGAGGGCGAGGCCCTGACCAGCCGCCTCGCCGCCCGGCCGCACGTCAGCGCCGTGACCTCGTACTGGACCGGCGGCGCGGCCGAGCTGCGCGGCCGGGACGGTGACGCGGCCATGGTGGTCGCGCACGTGGACGGCGAGGGGGAGCGGCTCGGAGCCCGGGTCAAGGAACTGAAGCGGGAACTGGCCGCCCCGGCCTCTCCAGGGACGGCCCTGGCCCTGCACGTGGGAGGGACCGCGCTCGTCGACGCCGAGCTCCAGGACCTCTCGGAGTCCGACCTCAAGCGCGCCGAGGCCGTCGTCCTGCCGGGAACCCTGATCCTGCTGGTCCTGGTGTTCGGCAGTGTGGTGGCCGCTGCTCTGCCCCTGCTGATCGGGGTTCTGGCCATTGCCGGGACACTGCTGGTCCTGAGCGTCCTCGGCTCCGTCACCGGCGTGTCCGTGTTCGCACTGAACCTCACCACCGCGCTCGGCCTGGGGCTGGGCATCGACTACGGGCTGCTGATCGTCTCGCGGTTCCGCGAGGAGCTGGCCGACGGGTACCGGCCGCGCAACGCCGCGATCCGGACCGTGCGCACGGCGGGCCACACGATCGTCTTCAGTGCCGCCACGGTCTCCGCCGCGCTCGCGACGCGTCCGCGGAGTCCTCGTACCGGCGCTCATGCGTCTGGCGGGCGGCCTGAACTGGTGGTCGCCGAAGCTGCCGAGGCGCAAGGTGCCGCGCCCGGCGTCCCGTCCGCCGCCGCTCCGGAGATGCCCGCCGGGCCGGTGCCCTCCACAGGGCCGGACCTCGGTCCGTACACCCGTCCGCCCCCACGACCGCGCCCGCGCACCCGCGCGCCGCTGACCACCGGGGCGCAGGCCGCGTACCCGGACCGCCCCGTTCCCGCACACCCCCGTTCCCGCACGTCCCCCTCCCGCAACCCCGGCCCCGTCCGGGGGATGCACGACAAGGAAGACCCGTCATGA
- a CDS encoding tetratricopeptide repeat protein: MDERLEAEGEVAVARLAIDSGDLPHAAAHLGNALTADPRHPDAYEALAELVAAAGGHAAALRLFADDEPAIGAVACVAQLHAAVGDWEPAVGVLASVIGADPARPWAEVAWLADPALPGRLAPSAVAQSVARISRTLPEPLPPPLREGVQPFYTLVRACVAAHPEHVLLNTLGSTLARRFGDAADAVAWAERAQRAEAGHWPAIVLGAALRAAGRTDEALAVWEAEIARDPTDLDLYVDVAELYGRTGRHAAGLAWLERALAAEPDHPKAAPAVFALRHAVDGGTAHLLALADHLRTHPEHGYAAQLLDELCEDQPWLGHVHPAAEASVNVLHQMLAEADAARDHEIQLLSSNLEAPSTRLAVRMGFPRAQIAYQAVAAPDPREPQRRVGVRLWEFGGPEGLDARPAVAPPTPEAAERVRQVAALSWAAPGAAYDHAVRLADLSAEDLLAVCVHPPLPREGDQGAYLLGRQPEMWVRAVQTFACLGLAHHRADEPWEGSRRRALLLDLLFGPEDWTNEAAGFALLATAWVDPAVRRDVGHQLADRMMGVGKAWQQRDATILASLCRLVQACPWLEPTFLELAAKMLTAVAEYDAQVRDDDEDERRRAEITAAMDARRAGPPAAPAPQGGRESRKRRSLLDRLRGLGR, from the coding sequence GTGGACGAGCGGCTCGAAGCCGAAGGCGAAGTGGCGGTGGCGCGGCTCGCCATCGACAGCGGCGATCTGCCGCACGCGGCGGCACACCTCGGCAACGCACTCACCGCCGACCCCCGCCACCCCGACGCCTACGAGGCGCTCGCCGAACTCGTCGCGGCCGCCGGTGGTCACGCCGCCGCGCTGCGGCTGTTCGCCGACGACGAGCCCGCCATCGGTGCGGTCGCCTGCGTCGCCCAGCTCCACGCCGCCGTCGGGGACTGGGAGCCCGCCGTCGGCGTCCTCGCCTCGGTGATCGGAGCCGACCCCGCCCGCCCCTGGGCCGAGGTCGCCTGGCTGGCCGACCCGGCCCTGCCCGGCCGGCTCGCACCGTCCGCCGTGGCCCAGTCCGTCGCCCGGATATCCCGCACCCTGCCCGAACCCCTGCCGCCGCCGCTCCGCGAAGGGGTCCAGCCCTTCTACACACTGGTCAGGGCCTGCGTCGCCGCCCACCCGGAGCACGTCCTGCTGAACACGCTGGGCTCCACCCTGGCCCGCCGCTTCGGCGACGCGGCCGACGCCGTGGCCTGGGCCGAGCGTGCCCAGCGGGCCGAAGCGGGCCACTGGCCGGCCATCGTGCTGGGCGCCGCGCTGCGCGCCGCCGGGCGGACTGACGAGGCCCTCGCCGTCTGGGAGGCGGAGATCGCCCGCGACCCCACCGACCTGGACCTGTACGTCGACGTCGCGGAGCTGTACGGGCGGACCGGCCGCCACGCCGCCGGCCTGGCCTGGCTCGAACGTGCCCTCGCCGCCGAACCGGACCACCCGAAGGCCGCCCCGGCCGTGTTCGCGCTGCGCCACGCCGTCGACGGCGGCACCGCGCACCTGCTGGCCCTCGCCGACCACCTGCGCACCCACCCCGAACACGGCTACGCCGCCCAGCTCCTGGACGAGCTGTGCGAGGACCAGCCCTGGCTCGGCCACGTGCATCCCGCCGCCGAGGCGAGCGTCAACGTGCTGCACCAGATGCTCGCCGAGGCCGACGCCGCCCGCGACCACGAGATCCAGCTGCTCTCCTCGAACCTGGAAGCCCCCAGTACACGGCTCGCCGTACGCATGGGCTTCCCGCGAGCGCAGATCGCCTACCAGGCGGTGGCCGCTCCCGATCCCCGGGAGCCGCAGCGCCGGGTCGGCGTCCGGCTGTGGGAGTTCGGCGGCCCCGAGGGACTCGACGCCCGGCCCGCCGTCGCCCCGCCGACGCCCGAAGCCGCCGAACGCGTGCGCCAGGTCGCCGCGTTGAGCTGGGCCGCGCCGGGGGCCGCGTACGACCACGCCGTACGCCTCGCCGACCTGAGCGCCGAGGACCTGCTGGCGGTCTGCGTGCACCCGCCGCTGCCGCGCGAGGGCGACCAGGGCGCGTACCTGCTGGGCCGGCAGCCCGAGATGTGGGTCCGCGCCGTGCAGACCTTCGCCTGCCTGGGCCTGGCCCACCACCGCGCGGACGAGCCCTGGGAGGGCTCCCGGCGCAGGGCCCTGCTGCTCGACCTGCTCTTCGGCCCCGAGGACTGGACCAACGAGGCCGCGGGCTTCGCGCTGCTCGCCACCGCCTGGGTCGACCCCGCCGTCCGCCGGGACGTCGGGCACCAGCTCGCCGACCGGATGATGGGGGTGGGCAAGGCCTGGCAGCAGCGCGACGCGACGATCCTCGCCTCGCTGTGCCGCCTCGTGCAGGCATGCCCCTGGCTGGAGCCCACCTTCCTCGAACTGGCCGCGAAGATGCTGACGGCGGTGGCCGAGTACGACGCACAGGTCCGGGACGACGACGAAGACGAGCGACGTCGCGCGGAGATCACCGCCGCGATGGACGCACGGCGGGCGGGCCCCCCGGCGGCGCCGGCACCGCAGGGCGGCCGGGAGAGCCGAAAGCGCCGGTCCCTCCTCGACCGTCTCCGGGGCCTCGGGCGCTGA
- a CDS encoding VOC family protein — MAVEWEQLVVDAANPASLGHWWAQALGWVVVNDDPDEYEIRPAPERLPGLVFVPVPDAKTVKNRLHLDFRPDDQDAEVRRLLAHGARPADIGQGPEVTWAVLADPEGNEFCVLAPHRT; from the coding sequence ATGGCAGTGGAGTGGGAGCAGCTCGTCGTCGACGCCGCGAACCCGGCATCCCTGGGGCACTGGTGGGCGCAGGCCCTGGGATGGGTCGTCGTGAACGACGACCCGGACGAGTACGAGATCCGCCCGGCCCCCGAACGGCTGCCGGGGCTGGTCTTCGTACCGGTGCCGGACGCCAAGACGGTGAAGAACCGCCTCCACCTCGACTTCCGCCCCGACGACCAGGACGCGGAGGTACGCCGCCTCCTGGCGCACGGCGCGCGCCCGGCCGACATCGGACAGGGCCCCGAGGTGACGTGGGCCGTGCTCGCCGATCCGGAGGGCAACGAGTTCTGCGTCCTGGCCCCGCACCGCACCTGA
- a CDS encoding Fur family transcriptional regulator, which produces MSDLTERLRGRRWRMTSQRRVVAEVLDGEHVHLTADEVHARAAERLPEISRATVYHTLGELVSLGEVVEVSAHGRAKRYDPNAHQPHQHLVCSGCGLIRDVHPTGDPLAGLPVEERFGFTVSEAEVTYRGLCPSCASGPPHG; this is translated from the coding sequence ATGAGTGACCTGACGGAGCGGCTGCGAGGACGTCGCTGGCGCATGACGTCCCAGCGGCGCGTCGTGGCGGAGGTCCTCGACGGGGAGCACGTGCACCTCACGGCCGACGAGGTGCACGCCCGCGCGGCCGAGCGGCTGCCCGAGATCTCCCGCGCGACCGTCTACCACACCCTCGGCGAGCTGGTCTCGCTCGGGGAGGTCGTGGAGGTCTCCGCGCACGGCCGAGCCAAGCGCTACGACCCCAACGCGCACCAGCCCCACCAGCACCTGGTGTGCTCCGGCTGCGGCCTCATCCGCGACGTCCACCCGACCGGCGATCCACTGGCCGGCCTCCCCGTGGAGGAACGCTTCGGCTTCACGGTGTCCGAGGCCGAGGTCACCTACCGGGGGCTGTGCCCCTCCTGCGCTTCAGGTCCGCCGCACGGGTGA